From the genome of Aphis gossypii isolate Hap1 unplaced genomic scaffold, ASM2018417v2 Contig00475, whole genome shotgun sequence:
TCACATCCCAAACTGCTAGAAGTATggtgtataaaatgtgtatgtatCTGTAAATAAACGTTTAGTTAATGTCTAAGACAcaaagtttgaaaaatttaatatacttacttttcttttattttgttttggaagcacaatttttttgtatacatcgAGATTAACAACATTAGGCCATACTTCTGGCGTTATTGACCCACATAATGATGATATCAACATTAATTGACTTATTTCTGAAGAACCCTGCATAACGGGAAATCCAGTAAAAAATTCAGCCATAATGCAGCCTGCTCCCCACATATCTATCGCTGGACCATAATTACGTTCACCAAGCAGTAACTCAGGAGGACGATACCATAGTGTTACAACTCCATTAGTATATCtgcataacattaataataatagattaaacaaatagtaagtatttaaaagattttgtaATTACTTGTTTGGTTTATCTATCGTTGGTATACTAAATGCACGAGATAGACCAAAATCTGCTAATTTCAGAATTCCTGTTTtagtaactaatatatttgaagATTTTATATCTCGATGTAAAATCTATTTAGGTACATATCATTcgtttagtattaattattacatttatacaattctaaaattaaaaataaatatatttaccttatTTAGATGTATATAGAAGAGACCATTGAGCAATTGTTTCatgaattgttttatatcagctagctcaaatttaatttctttattagcTATTAAACCAGCTAGATCATGTTCACAAAATTCAAAgaccaaaaaaaatgttgacctatgtttattttctttacaggcaataaaacatttatattacatttatttttcagatgcatgtaaaaatatattataggtattctcaaataaaatttacctttattatgacaaatttctattaattttatcacattattatgatttaattgttttaatatgcgAACTTCTCTTAAAGATGTCACCGGaaactaaaatttgaaaatatatcaatactcATAATTAGTAGTACTAccgaatattatactaatattacgaAATATCACTAAACAATGAGTGTTTACTACaagttacttatttaataaacatgatggataataatatacttttttaataaatggttgaaaatatataattacgaagtataaatataaactgaaaattaatttattttgattaattaattcttcaggcatctaatataatatatataaatatatatgtataaaaaatatgacttttgttttaattacctacctttattatattttagaataattcaatgtaattTGGTATATCGATCG
Proteins encoded in this window:
- the LOC126554352 gene encoding cyclin-dependent kinase 9-like, yielding MENKKESLPTSQEFSNEFIKFMTSTATNEYSPKMLPSPSPELNASRLKLEKEKYLEQFERSNGFEFCRDVNQYQPLVKIGKGSYGEVFKAQDKNDPNVMVAVKKMIMLREEEGFPVTSLREVRILKQLNHNNVIKLIEICHNKENKHRSTFFLVFEFCEHDLAGLIANKEIKFELADIKQFMKQLLNGLFYIHLNKILHRDIKSSNILVTKTGILKLADFGLSRAFSIPTIDKPNKYTNGVVTLWYRPPELLLGERNYGPAIDMWGAGCIMAEFFTGFPVMQGSSEISQLMLISSLCGSITPEVWPNVVNLDVYKKIVLPKQNKRKIHTHFIHHTSSSLGCDLIDHLLMLDPEKRYDANTALNHDFFWKDPMPSDLSKVMSQIKNNCHEYNVVQKRKFQKNEQIVKCAKPKGVINNGASTSGFHEHIY